The following coding sequences lie in one Homalodisca vitripennis isolate AUS2020 chromosome X, UT_GWSS_2.1, whole genome shotgun sequence genomic window:
- the LOC124368605 gene encoding uncharacterized oxidoreductase Mvan_2161-like, whose protein sequence is MTEDDVVRIAKVRKKTPGQILLRHLLQLGVSVIPKSSNPERLKQNLDIFDFNLSTTEMAKLNALDQGEEGIKFFV, encoded by the exons ATGACAGAAGACGATGTGGTGCGCATTGCCAAGGTCCGCAAGAAAACTCCAGGCCAAATTCTGCTGAGACACCTGTTGCAGCTTGGGGTGTCGGTTATACCTAAAAGTTCTAATCCTGAACGTCTCAAACAAAACCTGGAT ATATTTGACTTCaatctgtccactacggaaatGGCGAAGCTGAATGCTTTGGATCAAGGTGAAGAGGGTATAAAGTTTTTCGTGTAA